A stretch of Geomonas oryzisoli DNA encodes these proteins:
- a CDS encoding lysylphosphatidylglycerol synthase transmembrane domain-containing protein — MFTGKTDKKLLFGLAISALCLFFLFRKIDFHKMADAFAGLDYRYLVPALLLTFVSYYLRAVRWKFLLLPIKKTSMGNLFPSTLIGYMANNLLPARLGELVRAYSLGNKEGIDTSAVFASLVLDRLCDGFTVLLVLLITFFTIRLPAGMEGIQHGLVTGGYITFALYVGVLTFLFLLRRHTEFTLGIVARLVRPIAPHLAEKIEAMLRSFISGIRFPGDVGGVIGILVSSLLIWFTAIWPVDLMLRAFGVVLPATAAMFIMVFLVFAVMVPASPGFIGTHHLACVTALSAFQIGSERALSIAIVIHAMGFFPVTLAGLGCLWRDKLSIKNISENTSQEQLREQ, encoded by the coding sequence TTGTTCACAGGAAAAACAGATAAAAAGCTCTTGTTCGGCCTTGCCATCAGCGCGCTCTGCCTCTTCTTTCTCTTCCGCAAGATCGATTTCCACAAGATGGCCGACGCCTTTGCCGGGCTGGACTACCGCTACCTGGTGCCGGCGCTGCTGCTCACCTTCGTCAGCTATTACCTGCGCGCCGTGCGCTGGAAATTCCTGCTGCTCCCCATCAAGAAAACCAGCATGGGCAACCTGTTCCCTTCCACCCTGATCGGTTACATGGCCAACAACCTGCTGCCGGCCCGGCTGGGGGAGCTGGTGCGCGCATATTCGCTGGGGAACAAGGAAGGAATCGATACCAGCGCCGTGTTCGCCTCGCTGGTCCTGGACCGTCTTTGTGACGGCTTCACCGTCCTTTTGGTGCTGCTGATCACCTTCTTCACCATCAGGCTCCCGGCCGGGATGGAAGGGATCCAGCACGGTCTGGTCACCGGCGGCTACATCACCTTCGCGCTGTACGTGGGCGTGCTCACCTTTCTCTTCCTGCTCAGGCGGCACACCGAGTTCACCCTCGGCATCGTGGCGCGCCTGGTGCGCCCGATCGCGCCGCACCTGGCCGAGAAGATCGAGGCCATGCTCCGCTCCTTCATTTCCGGCATCCGTTTCCCTGGCGACGTCGGCGGCGTCATCGGCATCCTGGTCAGCTCGTTGCTGATCTGGTTCACCGCGATCTGGCCCGTCGACCTGATGCTGCGGGCCTTCGGCGTCGTGCTCCCCGCGACGGCCGCCATGTTCATCATGGTGTTCCTGGTCTTCGCGGTCATGGTGCCGGCATCTCCGGGCTTCATCGGGACCCACCATCTGGCTTGCGTCACCGCCTTATCCGCCTTCCAGATCGGGAGCGAGCGGGCGCTCAGCATCGCGATCGTGATCCATGCCATGGGCTTTTTCCCCGTGACCCTCGCGGGCCTTGGCTGCCTGTGGCGGGACAAACTTTCCATCAAGAACATCAGCGAAAATACCTCTCAGGAGCAACTGCGTGAACAATAA
- a CDS encoding shikimate dehydrogenase produces MTITGKTTVTGIIGWPVSHSLSPVLHNAAFRALDLDWIYVPFPVAPERLAQGVAGLASVGVAGFSVTIPHKVAIIPLLDEVTPEAELIGAVNTVVVREGRLTGHNTDGIGLIAALRDKLSFSPQGKRILVLGAGGAARSAVVSLALAGAAGVTIANRSPDAAQGLAHLVAPRLPRTEFATGGLGILSDPGFLAGFDLVVNTTSVGMAGDAFAGLALSALKPGACVYDMVYAPPVTPLLAQAGALGISCANGLGMLVAQGEAAFRIWTGATPPAGCMEGALAAVL; encoded by the coding sequence ATGACGATCACGGGCAAGACCACGGTAACCGGGATCATCGGCTGGCCGGTGTCCCATTCGCTCTCGCCGGTCCTGCATAACGCGGCCTTCCGGGCGCTTGACCTGGACTGGATCTACGTCCCGTTTCCGGTGGCGCCCGAGCGTCTCGCGCAAGGGGTGGCCGGGCTCGCTTCGGTCGGCGTGGCCGGTTTCAGCGTCACCATCCCCCACAAGGTGGCTATTATCCCGCTGCTGGACGAGGTTACTCCCGAGGCCGAACTGATCGGCGCGGTCAACACGGTGGTCGTGCGTGAAGGCAGGCTCACCGGGCACAACACCGACGGCATCGGCCTGATCGCCGCCCTGCGCGACAAGCTCTCCTTCTCGCCGCAGGGGAAGCGCATCCTTGTGCTGGGTGCGGGGGGGGCGGCCCGCAGCGCCGTGGTCTCGCTGGCCCTGGCCGGAGCCGCCGGCGTCACCATAGCCAACCGGTCGCCCGATGCGGCCCAGGGCCTGGCGCACCTGGTCGCGCCGCGGTTGCCCCGGACCGAGTTCGCGACCGGGGGGCTCGGGATCCTCTCCGACCCGGGCTTTCTGGCCGGCTTCGACCTCGTGGTCAATACGACTTCGGTCGGGATGGCGGGAGACGCCTTCGCCGGCCTCGCGTTATCCGCCCTAAAGCCGGGGGCGTGCGTTTACGATATGGTATACGCCCCCCCCGTCACGCCGCTGCTGGCCCAGGCCGGGGCGCTGGGCATTTCCTGCGCCAACGGTTTGGGGATGCTGGTCGCGCAGGGGGAGGCTGCATTCAGGATCTGGACCGGGGCGACCCCGCCCGCCGGGTGCATGGAGGGCGCGCTGGCTGCGGTTTTGTAG
- a CDS encoding protein O-mannosyl-transferase family — protein MNNNGILGRLDHFAILAFSIPLFIYLLTLAPTVTFFDSGEFLTAIASLGVAHSPGYPLFINYAKPFTFLPIGSVAFRINFATAVSAGLACYGVYLLTVKFLEGEETAWQGKGRTLPVKLSALAAAVTFACTARLWLQSNHDKPYPLLAFICAVVFYLMLLWRESFLAGDERPAYVYLGALLCGLGAGAHQIMVLMIPTYAFLLWSADHRVVLRFKEFFIAFAFGVLGFGIHLHLVVRAFRQPVLNWGDSRNLEQFLWNILRKGYPTEKPNRDLGLLWSQLNAFNIPFEFTVVGMALLIIGLAVLFFKKRELVLGYLIALASFLVVIVGYFNTPGELIFLTEEFFTPLYLLSAVFIGVGLFTVFKEAAQRLPDSTPLRVGLLALLFMLPVTIFARNFVENDQHENYIAFDYASNTLRSLPQNAVMYTWGDSGAFPLWYLQGVERMREDLDLPHTPHLVFDWYLDSMPRMFKESQLHKLPMEYRSPDNTLLTSVMEQFGRRPVFVDFSTKYSINFSNLALHQRGITFRLDSPSVPQSPPDLDTWPMYSLRGVLGDHDMFFRDLDTGKAILIYAAALIESGQTRLRMGQKEAGVRDLQIAAAISPENKPQIDALLKASGVR, from the coding sequence GTGAACAATAACGGAATCCTCGGCAGGCTGGACCACTTCGCCATCCTGGCCTTCAGCATCCCCTTGTTCATCTACCTTTTGACGCTGGCCCCCACGGTCACCTTTTTCGACAGCGGCGAGTTCCTGACCGCTATCGCGTCGCTGGGGGTCGCGCATTCGCCCGGGTACCCGCTGTTCATCAACTACGCCAAACCCTTCACCTTCCTCCCCATCGGCAGCGTCGCCTTCAGGATCAACTTCGCCACCGCGGTCTCGGCGGGCCTTGCCTGCTACGGCGTATACCTGCTGACCGTGAAGTTTCTCGAGGGAGAGGAAACCGCGTGGCAGGGGAAGGGCCGTACCCTCCCGGTGAAACTCTCGGCGCTGGCCGCGGCGGTCACCTTCGCCTGCACCGCGAGGCTGTGGCTGCAGTCCAATCACGACAAACCGTACCCGCTGCTGGCCTTTATCTGCGCAGTGGTTTTCTACCTGATGCTTTTATGGCGGGAGAGCTTTCTCGCCGGAGATGAACGCCCCGCCTACGTTTATCTCGGTGCCTTACTCTGCGGTCTGGGCGCCGGTGCGCACCAGATCATGGTGCTGATGATCCCTACCTACGCCTTTTTGCTCTGGTCCGCAGATCACCGCGTCGTCCTGCGTTTCAAGGAATTCTTCATCGCCTTCGCCTTCGGGGTGCTGGGGTTCGGGATTCACCTGCACCTGGTGGTGCGCGCCTTCCGGCAGCCGGTGCTCAACTGGGGTGACTCCAGGAACCTGGAGCAGTTTCTGTGGAACATCTTGCGCAAGGGTTACCCGACCGAGAAGCCCAACCGCGACCTGGGCCTGCTCTGGTCGCAGCTGAACGCCTTCAACATCCCCTTCGAGTTCACCGTGGTGGGGATGGCGCTGCTTATCATCGGGCTGGCGGTCCTCTTCTTCAAGAAGCGCGAACTGGTGCTGGGCTACCTGATCGCCCTGGCATCCTTCCTGGTGGTGATCGTCGGCTACTTCAACACCCCCGGCGAGTTGATCTTCCTGACCGAGGAATTCTTTACGCCGCTGTACCTCCTTTCCGCCGTCTTCATCGGGGTCGGGCTCTTCACCGTGTTCAAGGAGGCGGCCCAGCGCCTGCCCGATTCGACGCCGCTGCGCGTCGGGCTGCTCGCGCTGCTGTTCATGCTCCCGGTCACCATCTTTGCCCGCAACTTCGTTGAGAACGACCAGCACGAGAACTACATCGCCTTCGACTACGCGAGCAACACGCTCAGGTCACTGCCCCAGAACGCGGTGATGTACACCTGGGGCGACTCCGGGGCCTTCCCGCTGTGGTACCTGCAGGGAGTGGAGCGGATGCGCGAGGACCTCGACCTGCCGCACACCCCGCACCTGGTGTTCGACTGGTATCTGGACAGCATGCCGCGCATGTTCAAGGAGAGCCAGTTGCACAAGTTGCCGATGGAATACCGCTCGCCGGACAACACGCTGCTTACCTCGGTCATGGAGCAGTTCGGCCGCCGCCCCGTCTTCGTCGACTTCTCGACCAAGTACTCGATCAACTTCAGCAACCTCGCTCTGCACCAGCGCGGCATCACCTTCCGTCTGGACAGCCCGAGCGTGCCGCAGTCTCCGCCTGACCTGGACACCTGGCCCATGTACTCCCTGCGCGGGGTACTGGGCGACCACGACATGTTCTTCCGCGACCTCGACACCGGCAAGGCGATCCTCATCTACGCTGCCGCCCTCATCGAATCGGGACAGACCCGTCTGCGTATGGGGCAGAAGGAGGCCGGGGTGCGCGACCTGCAGATCGCGGCGGCGATCTCGCCCGAGAACAAGCCGCAGATCGACGCCCTATTGAAGGCGAGCGGGGTGCGCTGA